TCGCCTATCTGTGCGACGTGTTCATCGATGAAGCATACCGTGGGCAAGGTCTCGGGAAATGGCTGTTATCATGCGTGCTCGCCCATCCTGATGTCGCCGCTGTCCGCAAGGTGATGCTCGCGACCAAAGACGCGCACGGGCTGTACAGGCAGTTCGGCTTTGCCGCGCCGAGCGAGCCGGAGCGGTTGATGGAGCGGATTCAAGAGCCGCGAACGGAGTAAAGGGCAAAAAAAGGCGGGCCGCCATCGGTCCGCCTTTTCGCCAAACCTCCCATCCCCCAACGCCTGTTGCCTTCGTCACCACTTCGGAAACTGAAACGACAATTTCTTCTCGTTTTCATCCCAAACGAGTATGGCGTCAAACGTTTTCCCGCCTTTTTTAAACCCTTTTATGACATTTGTTTTCCCTTGCGCCAGCAGCTTTTTCACATTCGCCGCCGAAATCGATTTGCCGAGAATGCGTTTGGAGATCGTAAACGAGCATTTTGTTTTCGCGTACTGGTCGCAACCGTACAACGTTCCTTTGTCGATGACGGTCCCGCCGCAAAGCGGGCACGGCCCAAGCTTCTCGCCCATCGTTTTTTTCTTCCTTGTCCGCTGGATCGAGGCGGTGTCAACCCCTCTGAAATTCCAATTCGGCGCGGCGGCGATGGCGTCAGCGACCACTTTTTGCGCCAACTTTTTCACCTGTTCCATAAAGGCGGCGGGCGAGGCGCTCCCTTCGCCGATTTCGCTTAAGCGCTGCTCCCATTTCGCCGTCATTTCCGGCGAGGCGAGGATCGTGCCGCCAAGCGCCTCGATCAACACTTTCGCCTTGTCGGTCGCGTACACGAGGTTCT
Above is a window of Geobacillus thermoleovorans DNA encoding:
- a CDS encoding GNAT family N-acetyltransferase produces the protein MWTIIDYENGPFTVTTDRRRVQLERVFDFLARSYWANERSRETILKSLDHSLCFSLFHGDRQIGMARVITDRATFAYLCDVFIDEAYRGQGLGKWLLSCVLAHPDVAAVRKVMLATKDAHGLYRQFGFAAPSEPERLMERIQEPRTE